From Bacteroidota bacterium, the proteins below share one genomic window:
- a CDS encoding PAS domain S-box protein gives MKSFSSCADFTMEQYSYYDKLIDQTPDVFCILRGQGQIIYCGSSSRKLLGYDPEAIVGRNALRYLHPAERHQARLRHSVLLAYPGNRVTADYRVLDAHGEYRWMECIFNNMLNLPQIDGILVQLRDVTDRKNFELQLEESEERFRIFMNNAPTVSMIKDEEGRLVFVNANFERSFRVLSKDALGMTLGELFPNGYWAESEENDRIVLNFGKSVEFFERTITPDGVEREWIVYKFPVPQSNGKTFIGCSAMDITKWSSLDRERVTAEQKFKTIFEYSPDPIFIENEDGIIIDANRKACELQGMNYPELVGKRITDLAPPDRHEELWSDFSKLWNGQLSRIDSYSWSTSGQVIPVAISTARIQHMDQPCLLLALRER, from the coding sequence GTGAAGTCCTTTTCATCCTGCGCGGACTTTACCATGGAGCAATATTCGTATTACGACAAGCTGATCGACCAGACACCGGATGTCTTTTGCATCCTGCGTGGTCAGGGACAGATCATTTATTGCGGATCAAGTTCGCGAAAACTGCTGGGTTACGATCCTGAGGCGATCGTGGGGCGCAATGCCTTGCGCTACCTGCATCCCGCCGAACGTCATCAGGCACGGCTGCGCCATTCCGTACTCCTGGCCTATCCCGGCAACCGGGTTACCGCCGATTACCGCGTCCTTGACGCGCACGGCGAGTATCGTTGGATGGAATGCATCTTCAACAACATGCTCAACCTCCCGCAGATCGACGGCATCCTCGTCCAACTGCGCGATGTCACCGACCGCAAGAACTTCGAACTTCAACTGGAAGAATCCGAAGAGCGTTTCCGCATCTTCATGAACAACGCGCCCACGGTCTCGATGATCAAGGATGAAGAAGGACGCCTGGTCTTCGTCAATGCCAACTTTGAACGTTCCTTCCGTGTGTTGTCGAAAGACGCGCTGGGCATGACGCTCGGAGAACTCTTTCCGAACGGCTACTGGGCCGAATCCGAAGAGAACGATCGCATCGTCCTGAACTTTGGAAAGTCCGTCGAGTTCTTCGAGCGGACCATTACGCCTGACGGTGTAGAGCGTGAGTGGATCGTGTACAAATTTCCGGTGCCCCAATCGAACGGCAAGACCTTCATCGGTTGTTCGGCCATGGACATCACCAAATGGTCCAGCCTCGACCGCGAACGCGTCACCGCCGAGCAGAAGTTCAAAACGATCTTCGAATACAGCCCCGATCCGATCTTCATCGAAAACGAAGACGGAATCATCATCGACGCCAACCGCAAGGCCTGCGAACTGCAGGGCATGAACTACCCCGAACTCGTAGGCAAACGCATCACCGATCTCGCACCGCCGGACCGCCACGAGGAATTGTGGAGCGATTTCAGCAAGCTCTGGAACGGACAATTGTCAAGGATCGACAGCTACTCCTGGTCCACCAGCGGCCAGGTCATTCCGGTCGCCATCAGCACAGCACGTATCCAACACATGGATCAACCCTGTCTTTTGCTCGCGTTGCGCGAACGCTGA
- the crtI gene encoding phytoene desaturase has protein sequence MSKKVLIIGTGLGGLATALRLACRGYQVEMVEKHGRAGGRLNQLEKDGFTFDVGPSFFSMSYEFTELFRDCGISNPLELEELNPVYSVNFAHRKKPFLIYKDVEKLAAEFAGLENDFPKKLGKYIGTAKQLFHDTEDIVIRRNFRNKLDYLLQLTRVPLRHGPMMFRSMWKELDNTFDSEEAKVIFSLVAFFLGSTPFDTPAVYSLLNYTELEHDGYWNVKGGMYRITETLVRLLEERGVKIHYNTEIRQFENENGELKAFVDQRGHRWTADLFVCNGDAAAFRGQILKRPRFAPERLDRMEWTLAPFTIYLGVKGKPEGLIHHNYFLGSNFKEYADNIFRTAVAPEKPYYYVNVSSKSNPACAPEGCENIFVLCPVPDLRYKPDWSDSDKLADTILRDLSQRTGFDFVANTVTRTIWTPLDWEEKFNLYRGSGLGLAHGLNQVGGFRPSNKDESFENLYYVGASTTPGTGLPMVVISSRLAVERIEHEHAAVHGNVL, from the coding sequence ATGTCGAAAAAAGTACTGATCATCGGAACCGGTCTGGGTGGATTGGCAACCGCCTTGCGGCTGGCTTGCCGGGGTTACCAGGTGGAGATGGTCGAGAAGCACGGGCGCGCCGGTGGTCGACTGAACCAGTTGGAAAAGGACGGATTCACCTTCGACGTGGGTCCTTCATTCTTCAGCATGAGCTACGAGTTCACGGAGTTGTTCCGCGACTGCGGGATTTCCAATCCCCTCGAGCTGGAAGAACTGAATCCGGTTTACTCCGTCAACTTCGCTCACCGGAAAAAGCCGTTTCTCATCTACAAGGATGTGGAAAAACTGGCAGCCGAATTCGCGGGACTGGAAAACGACTTCCCGAAAAAACTCGGCAAGTACATTGGAACCGCAAAACAACTGTTCCACGATACGGAGGACATTGTCATCCGGCGAAACTTCCGCAACAAGCTCGACTATCTCCTCCAACTCACCCGGGTTCCGTTGCGTCACGGCCCGATGATGTTCCGCTCGATGTGGAAAGAGCTCGACAACACCTTCGACTCCGAAGAAGCGAAGGTGATCTTTTCGCTCGTCGCGTTCTTCCTGGGTTCGACGCCCTTCGATACTCCGGCGGTTTACAGCCTGTTGAATTATACCGAACTGGAGCACGACGGTTATTGGAATGTGAAAGGCGGCATGTACCGCATTACCGAGACGCTCGTCCGGCTGTTGGAAGAGCGCGGCGTGAAGATCCATTACAACACCGAGATCCGACAATTCGAAAACGAGAACGGCGAGCTGAAAGCCTTCGTGGATCAGCGCGGTCATCGCTGGACGGCCGACCTGTTCGTCTGCAACGGCGACGCGGCCGCCTTCCGGGGACAGATCCTGAAACGTCCGCGATTCGCGCCGGAGCGGCTGGACCGGATGGAATGGACCCTGGCGCCCTTTACGATCTACCTTGGTGTGAAAGGCAAGCCGGAAGGCCTGATCCACCACAACTATTTCCTCGGCAGTAATTTCAAGGAGTACGCGGATAACATCTTCCGCACCGCCGTTGCTCCGGAGAAACCGTACTACTACGTCAACGTCAGCAGCAAATCGAATCCGGCCTGCGCGCCGGAAGGCTGCGAAAACATCTTCGTGCTGTGTCCGGTACCGGACCTGCGCTACAAGCCAGACTGGAGCGACTCGGACAAGCTTGCCGACACCATACTGCGTGATCTGTCGCAACGTACCGGCTTCGACTTCGTCGCGAACACCGTGACGCGTACCATCTGGACGCCGCTGGATTGGGAAGAAAAATTCAACCTCTACCGCGGCAGCGGGCTTGGTCTGGCGCACGGATTGAACCAGGTCGGCGGATTCCGGCCATCAAACAAAGACGAGTCATTTGAAAACCTATATTACGTGGGCGCGTCCACGACTCCCGGCACCGGTCTGCCGATGGTGGTGATCAGTTCGCGCCTGGCCGTTGAACGCATCGAACATGAGCATGCAGCAGTACACGGAAACGTGCTATAA
- a CDS encoding sterol desaturase family protein, translated as MENSIWINVLAFLTSYFAMEGVAWATHKYVMHGFLWTLHESHHQPRHGVFERNDFFFLFYATIAMVLMYFGWEQLDFRFWMGLGVTAYGFTYFMLHDVFIHRRGKWLDKLDNSYFRAMRKAHKVHHKKMGKEDGEEFGLLLFNKRHWRVNQD; from the coding sequence ATGGAAAACAGCATTTGGATCAATGTCCTTGCCTTCCTGACATCCTATTTCGCCATGGAAGGGGTAGCCTGGGCTACGCATAAATATGTGATGCATGGTTTTCTTTGGACCCTGCACGAGTCGCATCACCAACCGCGTCACGGCGTGTTTGAGCGGAATGATTTCTTTTTCCTCTTCTACGCGACGATCGCGATGGTGTTGATGTATTTCGGCTGGGAGCAACTCGATTTTCGATTCTGGATGGGACTTGGCGTGACCGCGTACGGCTTCACCTACTTCATGCTGCACGATGTGTTCATTCATCGTCGGGGCAAGTGGCTGGACAAACTGGACAATTCCTATTTCCGCGCCATGCGCAAAGCGCACAAGGTGCATCATAAGAAAATGGGCAAGGAAGACGGCGAAGAGTTCGGCTTGTTGCTCTTTAACAAACGTCATTGGCGCGTCAACCAGGATTGA
- a CDS encoding phytoene/squalene synthase family protein: protein MQQYTETCYKLSKTITRDYSTSFSLGIHMLDRSYHPAIYAIYGFVRLADEIVDTFHGHDKSALLEKFKAETDAALRDRVSTNTVLHAFQDVVHRYAIERELIDAFLHSMEMDLQPVRYDQNLYHEYIYGSAEVVGLMCLRVFCAGDEQAYQSLREPARRLGAAFQKVNFLRDIRSDFDERGRVYFPGVDFSRFDNAAKQQIETDIEADFTAALPGIHALPKGARLGVMVAYIYYRALFRKIRLLPAQRIRQERIRVPNTQKFLLLIQTWLRHRFKLV, encoded by the coding sequence ATGCAGCAGTACACGGAAACGTGCTATAAGCTCAGCAAGACGATCACGCGCGATTACAGCACCTCGTTTTCGCTCGGGATCCACATGCTGGATCGTTCCTACCACCCCGCGATCTACGCGATCTATGGTTTTGTGCGGCTGGCGGACGAGATCGTGGACACCTTTCACGGTCACGACAAATCCGCCTTACTCGAAAAGTTCAAAGCGGAGACCGATGCCGCCCTGCGCGACCGGGTGAGTACGAATACCGTCCTGCACGCCTTCCAGGATGTCGTACACCGCTACGCGATCGAACGTGAATTGATCGACGCGTTCCTGCACAGCATGGAGATGGACCTCCAACCGGTTCGTTATGATCAGAACCTCTACCACGAATACATCTACGGTTCCGCCGAAGTGGTGGGCCTGATGTGCCTGCGCGTCTTTTGCGCGGGCGACGAGCAAGCGTACCAGTCGCTGCGGGAGCCGGCCCGCCGCCTGGGGGCAGCGTTTCAAAAGGTGAATTTCCTCCGCGACATCCGAAGCGACTTCGACGAGCGGGGTCGCGTCTATTTCCCCGGCGTCGACTTTTCCCGTTTCGACAATGCCGCGAAGCAACAGATCGAAACCGACATCGAAGCGGATTTTACGGCCGCGCTTCCCGGCATTCATGCATTGCCGAAAGGCGCCCGGCTTGGGGTCATGGTTGCGTACATTTACTACCGGGCCCTGTTCCGGAAAATCCGCCTGCTTCCCGCGCAACGCATACGGCAGGAGCGCATTCGCGTACCCAATACGCAAAAATTCCTGTTGCTGATCCAAACCTGGTTGCGCCATCGTTTCAAGCTGGTCTGA